Proteins encoded in a region of the Candidatus Neomarinimicrobiota bacterium genome:
- a CDS encoding tetratricopeptide repeat protein, with amino-acid sequence MIIAAGVSVGLPQSRQAIREAEQSFNLALKLEQSGNTEQALAIYSRLVKEFPGNIRYYQRLKHVLRNSAQYSELLQVINDHLRLQPNDIQSLVELGDVQLALGNKNQALLTWESILQQYPNNHMAERLVLTHLFANNLTDEGTDLLTHLREIKGDSSFFAPDMGRLYAARLSYNLATDEFLRYL; translated from the coding sequence ATGATAATCGCCGCCGGAGTATCCGTAGGATTACCTCAAAGCCGCCAGGCCATCCGGGAAGCGGAACAGTCATTCAACCTCGCCCTCAAGCTGGAGCAATCCGGCAACACTGAACAGGCCCTGGCGATTTATTCCCGCCTGGTTAAGGAATTCCCCGGCAATATCCGGTATTACCAGCGGCTAAAACATGTGCTACGAAACTCCGCCCAGTATAGTGAGCTACTCCAAGTCATCAACGACCACCTGCGCCTGCAACCGAATGATATCCAGAGCTTGGTGGAGTTGGGAGACGTCCAGCTTGCCCTGGGTAACAAGAACCAGGCATTGCTAACCTGGGAAAGCATCCTCCAGCAGTACCCAAATAACCACATGGCCGAGCGGCTTGTCCTTACGCATCTTTTCGCCAACAACCTGACTGATGAAGGTACCGATCTGCTCACGCACCTGAGGGAAATAAAGGGTGATTCCAGTTTCTTTGCGCCGGACATGGGCCGTCTATACGCCGCCCGGCTTAGCTACAACCTGGCCACTGACGAGTTCCTCCGTTATCT
- a CDS encoding DUF4175 family protein, whose amino-acid sequence MTERPIQRTLRRVRSHLARLTLGRDLLLSAMLLASVFTAGVWYERQLYLSTTTRTVIMWGLVDLILLLVLVIILRWLGTWRGWWPWVQMDSIAARVGNRLASSPDRLLNALQLERRLAAEESSANTDLVIESVRVVAQRLHELDFHDLVPRRYLPPVRLVGIVVILLVLTWAVAPRSMVQATARLVHPDLEYPVPTPFILLSLTGDMEILGRDTAEVVFTAIGAAPPAVDLVWDNYYGQVHTTSLPLVRDHYTYRLENMQDDLRYHARFTNRAWFSPWDQIVSRIHTITIIDRPVIEELTFKITPPEYTREPSEEMGGNVADITALIGSRIHLRGTTTLPLKSSTMNLGEEEIPISADGHTLRGSFTLERSTDMTISVVDKRGVTNANPIHYTFTALPDYPPTLSVILPIVSVDLDESMMVPIQFDVSDDFGFSRSQVTFELHHPEYLTPDDQIYTHIIPELLPANKSQRVTHVWELGELNLVPGDEVNFHITVDDNNIITGPGRAVSGTLIARVPTLTDLFARVAESSDEAASTAETVLEDLEEVRALLEEMELAFRNEEHVSWEQQQKGREVLETLEEVIAAMESVQKQIQELGTKAEENSLFSDELLEKYDELQNLLEEIMTPELEEAMAQLREALQNMDPERLKNALQNMQFQASEFEAQLDRFLDIFRLALAEMKMDEIVKRLERMVAIEEQLLRQLNNAAEGQGQDSIEDKRSRSGEAPEPSRSLQDLAARHEEQERALEAVKETMREAAEAVEPYSPQAASQLHNLRDANLTQETEGSLQRGTGALQNQQLTASQANLQESRDHLQALQNEAAAIGEQFQLATVGEMLARFQRIMSGVLAMSKQQEELFLTTEHMSHSSPRVREAAERQHLLVKGMSRLIEQLIALSHQSFYITPEVGRTVGRANAAMHKAVGSLEANDPRGAAKAQQEGMIALNETAMALNNAMAVMQQSGSASGYEQFLQRMQNLTQGQQGLNDQVLSMQLGQMAAMSRIELMRRLQARQRQLAQVLEQVLEDFPTQSGGRQGGLGQALEDMEEVIKDFQRRRVTRQTLERQQKIVTRLLDSQKSLTVQDFKEERKGEAPTQILTYAGPSGLPANLGEREDLIMQAMDKALRTGYSQDYQVIIQNYFQQLTSWQAQNE is encoded by the coding sequence GCGGACAGTGATCATGTGGGGCTTGGTGGATCTGATCCTGCTACTGGTACTTGTAATTATCCTGCGGTGGCTGGGCACCTGGCGCGGCTGGTGGCCATGGGTCCAGATGGATTCCATTGCCGCCCGCGTGGGAAACCGGTTGGCCTCCTCACCCGACCGGCTCCTGAATGCGCTCCAGCTGGAGCGCCGCCTCGCCGCTGAAGAGTCCAGTGCTAACACCGACCTGGTCATCGAATCGGTACGAGTGGTGGCCCAACGGCTCCATGAACTCGATTTCCATGATTTAGTCCCCCGGCGGTATCTACCACCAGTGCGCCTCGTGGGGATTGTCGTGATCCTGCTAGTACTGACGTGGGCCGTCGCACCCAGATCCATGGTCCAGGCAACAGCGCGCTTGGTGCACCCAGACCTGGAGTACCCCGTCCCAACCCCGTTTATTCTCCTCTCCCTTACGGGAGACATGGAAATCCTGGGGAGAGACACCGCAGAGGTGGTCTTCACCGCCATTGGTGCCGCACCACCAGCCGTGGACCTGGTTTGGGATAACTATTATGGCCAGGTTCACACGACCAGTCTCCCCCTGGTGAGAGACCATTACACCTATCGATTAGAAAACATGCAGGACGATCTCCGTTACCATGCCAGGTTTACAAACCGGGCTTGGTTCTCACCATGGGATCAAATAGTCTCCCGGATTCACACTATTACCATTATCGACCGTCCGGTTATTGAGGAGCTGACATTCAAGATCACGCCACCTGAGTATACCCGAGAACCATCCGAAGAGATGGGAGGGAATGTAGCCGACATTACTGCCCTCATCGGCAGTCGGATCCATCTGCGGGGTACTACCACTCTGCCCCTGAAATCATCAACCATGAATCTAGGCGAGGAAGAGATACCTATTTCAGCTGATGGCCATACGCTCCGAGGCAGTTTTACCCTTGAGCGATCTACTGATATGACCATTTCGGTGGTTGATAAACGGGGTGTGACGAACGCCAATCCCATTCATTACACTTTCACCGCCCTGCCGGACTATCCCCCTACGCTGTCGGTTATTCTACCTATAGTGTCAGTTGACCTGGACGAGTCAATGATGGTACCCATCCAGTTCGATGTCTCTGATGACTTTGGATTCAGCCGGTCTCAGGTGACCTTCGAACTCCATCACCCAGAGTACCTCACACCAGATGATCAGATCTACACCCACATCATTCCCGAGCTGCTGCCTGCCAACAAAAGCCAGCGCGTGACGCATGTCTGGGAGCTGGGCGAGCTTAACCTGGTACCGGGTGACGAGGTCAATTTCCACATCACAGTCGACGATAACAATATCATCACTGGTCCGGGAAGGGCCGTCTCCGGTACGCTGATCGCCCGTGTCCCGACCCTAACGGATTTATTCGCCCGGGTAGCTGAGAGCTCCGACGAAGCTGCTTCTACTGCCGAAACCGTGCTGGAAGACTTGGAGGAGGTGAGAGCCCTCCTGGAGGAAATGGAACTTGCGTTCCGCAACGAGGAGCACGTTTCCTGGGAGCAGCAGCAGAAAGGCAGGGAGGTCCTGGAGACTTTGGAAGAGGTAATAGCAGCTATGGAATCGGTTCAGAAGCAAATCCAGGAGCTGGGAACGAAGGCCGAGGAAAATAGTCTTTTCAGCGATGAACTGCTTGAGAAGTACGACGAGCTTCAAAATCTGCTTGAAGAAATCATGACCCCGGAGCTGGAGGAAGCCATGGCCCAGCTGAGGGAGGCCTTGCAGAACATGGATCCCGAGCGGCTTAAGAACGCTCTCCAGAACATGCAGTTTCAAGCCAGTGAGTTTGAAGCCCAGCTTGACCGCTTCCTGGATATCTTTCGGCTAGCCCTGGCAGAGATGAAAATGGATGAGATAGTGAAGCGGCTGGAGCGGATGGTAGCAATTGAAGAGCAACTGTTGAGACAGCTGAACAACGCCGCCGAAGGGCAAGGTCAGGATAGCATTGAAGACAAACGATCCCGAAGTGGAGAAGCGCCTGAGCCTTCACGGAGCTTGCAGGATTTAGCTGCCCGCCACGAGGAGCAGGAACGAGCCCTGGAGGCCGTCAAGGAAACCATGCGTGAGGCCGCCGAAGCCGTAGAACCCTACAGCCCCCAGGCCGCCTCACAGCTCCACAACCTGCGCGACGCCAACCTGACACAGGAAACGGAGGGCAGCCTCCAGCGGGGCACCGGGGCCCTCCAAAATCAGCAGTTGACTGCCAGCCAGGCCAACCTGCAAGAAAGCAGGGACCATCTGCAGGCCCTTCAGAATGAGGCCGCTGCTATTGGGGAACAGTTCCAGCTGGCAACGGTTGGTGAGATGCTGGCCCGTTTTCAACGGATCATGAGCGGCGTTTTGGCCATGTCAAAACAGCAGGAGGAGCTGTTTCTAACAACCGAGCACATGAGTCACAGTTCGCCCCGAGTGCGGGAGGCTGCGGAACGGCAGCACCTGCTTGTGAAAGGGATGTCCCGACTCATTGAACAGTTGATCGCCTTGAGCCACCAGTCATTTTACATCACGCCAGAGGTAGGCCGTACGGTGGGCCGCGCCAATGCTGCTATGCATAAGGCCGTGGGGAGCCTGGAGGCCAACGATCCCCGGGGAGCGGCGAAAGCCCAGCAGGAGGGCATGATAGCCCTCAATGAGACAGCTATGGCCCTCAACAACGCCATGGCCGTGATGCAGCAGAGCGGTTCCGCTTCCGGGTATGAACAATTCCTGCAACGAATGCAAAACCTCACCCAGGGGCAACAAGGGCTGAATGATCAAGTTCTGAGCATGCAGCTGGGGCAAATGGCCGCCATGTCGCGGATCGAGCTCATGCGCCGCCTGCAGGCCCGCCAACGGCAGCTGGCTCAGGTGCTGGAACAAGTCCTGGAAGACTTCCCCACCCAGAGTGGTGGCCGTCAGGGTGGCCTGGGTCAGGCTCTTGAGGATATGGAGGAGGTAATCAAAGACTTTCAACGGCGCCGGGTTACGCGCCAGACACTGGAACGGCAGCAAAAGATCGTGACCCGTTTGCTGGATAGCCAAAAATCACTCACCGTCCAAGACTTCAAGGAGGAACGCAAGGGTGAGGCTCCCACCCAAATCCTGACCTATGCCGGTCCCTCCGGTCTGCCCGCCAACCTGGGCGAACGGGAAGACCTCATCATGCAGGCTATGGATAAGGCCTTGCGAACCGGCTATTCCCAGGATTACCAGGTCATCATCCAGAACTATTTCCAGCAATTAACCAGCTGGCAGGCCCAAAACGAGTGA